The sequence below is a genomic window from Parcubacteria group bacterium.
AAAAGTTGTTTAAAATTGTCCAGTTTAGCTTGCTAAAAAATGGTTGCCCACTCCTTTTTCCAAGCGTATAATGGAACCATGAAAAAAGAAGAACAAGGCGACAATTTAAACGAAGCGGAAGAAGCTAAAATCGCTCTAGGTGAGCTGGCGGATATTACGCTAGACAAATATATCGAAGAAGAAAAAGTTAAGAGTAAAAAGCTAAAAAAATGCAAAGAAACAGAGAAGGAAAATTAAATTTCCGAGCCGTTGTATATACCCGTGTTTCCTCCAAGGGACAAGTTGAGGGAACAAGTTTAGGCTCTCAAAAAGAAGGTTGTGTTGCCTATTGCGAAAGAGAAGGAATTGAAATAGACAAAATTTTTGTTGAAGAAGGAGAAAGCGCAAAAGTGATAGACAGAACAGAGCTTCAAAACATGTTAGCTTACTGTAAGAAGAATAAGGGAAAAATTTCCCATATTATTGTTTACAGATTTGACAGGTTTGCAAGAAACATGCAAGACCATTTGTGGCTAAGGAAGGAATTTGCAGGTTTAGGTATAACCGTTAAATCTGTTACCGACCCTACTGACGATACAGTTTCAGGACAATTACTGGAAAACATACTTGCTTCTGTTTATCAATTTGACAACGACTTACGCAGGGAAAGATGTGTTAACGGCATGAAAAAGAAAATCAAAGCTGGAATTTGGCCATTGCAAATACCTGTGGGGTATATGTCTTTTAAAAAACTGGGCGCCAAAGAAAAAAAACAAATTGCTGACATTCCTCACCCAGAATTTTTTGATATTGTTAGAAAGGGCTTTCAACTCTATTTAACAGGAAATTATTCCATTGCAGAATTGACGAGAAAATTGGACAAAATGTCACCAGCACTTAAATTATATCCGCAAAAAATGCAGTATATTCTTTCCAACAAGTTCTATTGTGGCATTCTCACTGACCCTTGGGATGGTTCAGAACATAGCGGACTGCACGGAGCAA
It includes:
- a CDS encoding recombinase family protein, translating into MQRNREGKLNFRAVVYTRVSSKGQVEGTSLGSQKEGCVAYCEREGIEIDKIFVEEGESAKVIDRTELQNMLAYCKKNKGKISHIIVYRFDRFARNMQDHLWLRKEFAGLGITVKSVTDPTDDTVSGQLLENILASVYQFDNDLRRERCVNGMKKKIKAGIWPLQIPVGYMSFKKLGAKEKKQIADIPHPEFFDIVRKGFQLYLTGNYSIAELTRKLDKMSPALKLYPQKMQYILSNKFYCGILTDPWDGSEHSGLHGAMISKQEFAKVQEIMKGKGMGNFIPKRIINPDFPLKGTVRCGDCSHFYTASWSTSRNKEKHAYYHCTKPGQHIHKRGVKKAVLEDDFIQYLSAIIPKEQYLEDFWKTVIQISEKKFKEVNLEYLKYKKQYNELEDYRKNIIRKNAQGILPDEDFKKELPQIKQKIEMVELAMNDSKMDIFREEAVFSYSKHFVYNLPR